GCGCCATCTGCAAGACGTTGCAGACGCCCCCCCGGACAGTCTGTCACCGGCTCTGGGAGTAGGCTGGGGTAAAACCGGCGGCGAAAATCAAGCTATTAAAAAACACGCACTGCTGGCAGTGGATGGCATACACAATGTAATTAACGTACTGGAGGAGATTGAGCGGGGCGGGCTGACGGACATCCATTATATAGAGGCTCAGGCCTGCACCGGCGGGTGTATCGGCGGCCCGTTAACCCCACAGAATCCATTCGTAGCCCGGGTGCGCATGGAAAGACTGCTTAAGGTATTAGCCGCCGGCGAACGTCCCCTGCCCGCTTTCCCCGATGACCCGGAGTACTACCGCTTAGCCGGTCCGATACCCCCACGTCCCACGCTAAAGCTCAGCAGCGATATTAACCGGGCCATTGGTATGCTGGAGGAAGTGGAGCGCATCACCGCCGAACTGCCCGGCCTGGACTGCGGTTCCTGTGGATCTCCCAACTGCCGGGCGCTGGCGGAAGATATTGTCCGCGGCTACGCCGAAAGCTCTTACTGCGTATTTAAACTTAGAGAAAAGTTGCAGCTTTTAGCCAGGGAAATAGTGGACTTGGCCCATAAGCAGCCCCCGGCTATGGGGAAACCCGAAAAGCATAGTAAAGATTCCGCTATCCAAAACAAAAACGCGGATCAACAAGTCGGAAGAAAGGAAGGCACGGATCTTTGAGGCTCAGGCACAAGCCGTACCCACTTGCACGGGTCATGTTCCCCATGTGCTTGTCATTTAATAAACCGCTGCTTAATTTCCTCTTCACTAATAAAAGCACGGAAGGATCTCGTGACCAGGCTTTCCTGGTCGGGGCGGTTCCAGGCCAGGTATAACTCATAGCTTAGTTTAACCCCGGGCACGACCACCTCGCCTAAAGACCCCCTCTCCAGCAATTCAGCCGCCGCCCAGCGGGACACCACGCTGATGCCCAGCCCCAGGCGCACCGCATTAATCAACGCCTGGGTGCTGCCCAGTTCCAAAAGACTGGCGAACTGATCCAGGGTAACATTATGCTTTAAAAACTGTTC
This genomic interval from Desulfoscipio sp. XC116 contains the following:
- a CDS encoding [Fe-Fe] hydrogenase large subunit C-terminal domain-containing protein, with translation MSRYFHSVMLDQDKCKGCTNCIKHCPTEAIRVREGRAVIIEERCIDCGECIRICPNRAKLAITDPLERLADYQYTIALPAPSLYAQFGPEVLPGSIIGALLSMGFDEVYEVAVGAVAVSNALHRYIESQSGHRPVISSACPAVVRLMQVRFPGLLEHIAPVETPMEISARLAREKARQEHDLPDNAIGVFFITPCPAKVTAIKQPFGERSYVDGAFSMSAIYGAVLRHLQDVADAPPDSLSPALGVGWGKTGGENQAIKKHALLAVDGIHNVINVLEEIERGGLTDIHYIEAQACTGGCIGGPLTPQNPFVARVRMERLLKVLAAGERPLPAFPDDPEYYRLAGPIPPRPTLKLSSDINRAIGMLEEVERITAELPGLDCGSCGSPNCRALAEDIVRGYAESSYCVFKLREKLQLLAREIVDLAHKQPPAMGKPEKHSKDSAIQNKNADQQVGRKEGTDL